A region from the Sulfurivermis fontis genome encodes:
- a CDS encoding ABC transporter permease, whose protein sequence is MSHFVRRQRYLIDFTVASLGRRKGKNLGLLGVYTLIVFLLASVMLFSQSLRREAGLLLENAPEVVVQRMVAGRHDLIPADYLERIGKVRGVVAKYGRLWGYFYDPAVQANYTLLVPRDRDINNGEMIVGHGIARTRGLGAGDFISFRAASGTTFSFRVAEVLAADAELVSADLLLVNAADFRAFFGIAAGMYTDLALEVRNPKEVRKVAEKLTVLLPDTRPILREEILRTYDALFQWRQGIVFVLLAGSLLAFVIFAWDKASGLSAEERREIGILKAIGWETADVIRMKFWEGALVSLGAFLLGYLAAYGHVFLFDAALFAPVLKGWAVLYPQFRPQPFVDGLQVATLFFFTVFPYTVATVVPIWRAATTDPDAVMR, encoded by the coding sequence GGCCGGCGCAAGGGCAAGAACCTCGGCCTGCTCGGGGTCTACACCCTGATCGTGTTCCTGCTCGCCTCGGTGATGCTGTTCAGCCAGTCGTTGCGCCGCGAGGCCGGCCTGTTGCTGGAGAACGCCCCCGAGGTGGTGGTGCAGCGCATGGTGGCCGGAAGGCACGACCTCATCCCGGCCGACTATCTGGAGCGCATCGGCAAGGTGCGCGGCGTGGTCGCCAAATACGGCCGTCTGTGGGGCTACTTCTACGACCCGGCGGTGCAGGCCAACTACACGCTGCTGGTGCCACGTGATCGCGACATCAACAACGGCGAGATGATCGTCGGCCACGGCATCGCGCGCACCCGCGGCCTGGGCGCGGGCGACTTCATTTCCTTCCGTGCCGCCAGCGGCACCACCTTTTCCTTCCGCGTCGCCGAGGTGCTGGCAGCGGATGCCGAACTGGTGAGCGCCGACCTGCTGCTGGTGAATGCGGCCGACTTCCGCGCCTTCTTCGGCATCGCCGCCGGGATGTACACCGACCTGGCGCTGGAGGTGCGCAATCCCAAAGAGGTGCGCAAGGTGGCGGAGAAGCTCACCGTGCTGCTGCCCGACACGCGGCCGATCCTGCGCGAGGAGATCCTGCGCACCTACGACGCGCTGTTCCAGTGGCGCCAGGGCATCGTCTTCGTGCTGCTCGCCGGCAGCCTGCTCGCCTTCGTCATCTTTGCCTGGGACAAGGCCTCCGGCCTGTCGGCGGAAGAGCGGCGCGAGATCGGCATCTTGAAGGCCATCGGCTGGGAAACCGCCGACGTGATTCGCATGAAGTTCTGGGAGGGCGCGCTGGTGTCGCTCGGCGCCTTCCTGCTCGGCTATCTCGCCGCCTATGGGCATGTGTTTCTTTTCGATGCGGCGCTGTTCGCGCCGGTGCTGAAGGGCTGGGCCGTGCTCTATCCGCAGTTCCGCCCGCAGCCCTTCGTCGACGGCCTGCAGGTGGCGACGCTGTTCTTCTTCACCGTCTTCCCCTACACCGTGGCCACCGTGGTGCCCATCTGGCGCGCCGCCACCACCGACCCCGATGCGGTGATGCGATGA
- a CDS encoding ABC transporter ATP-binding protein, with amino-acid sequence MIRLNDISKAFNQGRPNEFWAVRNVSLDIEDNRITVLRGPSGSGKTTLLSMIGCLSRPTSGRILLGERNLSGLPERFLTQIRRETFGFIFQRFNLIQGLTVLDNVMLPAYPLAPDHGELVQRATTLLDQFGMAGKRDAKVEWLSGGEAQRTAICRALLNDPQVIIADEPTANLDTRLSQEFMHIIAELKAAGRTLILTSHDPVVSDAGCVDRVITLRDGQVQDH; translated from the coding sequence ATGATCCGCCTCAACGACATCAGCAAGGCCTTCAATCAGGGCCGGCCCAACGAGTTCTGGGCGGTGCGCAACGTCAGCCTCGACATCGAGGACAACCGCATCACCGTGCTGCGCGGTCCGAGCGGCTCGGGCAAGACCACCCTGCTGTCGATGATCGGCTGCCTGTCGCGGCCGACCAGCGGGCGCATCCTGCTTGGCGAGCGCAACCTGTCCGGCCTGCCGGAGCGTTTCCTGACGCAAATACGCCGCGAGACCTTCGGCTTCATCTTCCAGCGCTTCAACCTGATTCAGGGACTGACCGTGCTGGACAACGTCATGCTGCCGGCCTATCCGCTGGCGCCGGATCACGGCGAGCTGGTGCAGCGTGCGACGACGCTGCTGGATCAGTTCGGCATGGCCGGCAAACGTGATGCCAAGGTGGAGTGGCTGTCCGGCGGCGAAGCGCAGCGCACCGCCATCTGCCGCGCCCTACTCAACGATCCGCAGGTAATCATTGCCGACGAGCCCACCGCCAACCTCGACACGCGCCTGTCGCAGGAATTCATGCACATCATCGCCGAGCTGAAGGCGGCGGGGCGCACCCTCATCCTCACCAGCCACGACCCAGTGGTCTCCGACGCCGGCTGCGTCGACCGCGTCATCACCCTGCGCGACGGTCAGGTGCAGGACCACTGA